From a single Herbiconiux sp. SALV-R1 genomic region:
- a CDS encoding carbohydrate ABC transporter permease, which produces MTSTTIAPVAAASAPAGATPPPPPRRRRWSRTAIFGFVFVLPAALYIVIFQLVPVVYGLVLSFTSYSPLSRSGPEFTGVDNYAELLGDADFGNALLVTGRYVLQVLPITVVLALGLALLVNRPFKGVGLFRSALYVPHIVSLTAVSMVWLWMYSQTGLFNEVLGFFGAPAQSWLLDSDSALNAVSAMRIWKALGSNMVLLLAGLQSIPRDLYEAARVDGAGRWATFRYVTLPGLRPMLVYVVAMDIIYLAQGFAEIYVLTQGGPLGSTTTVNYLIYTEAFQYNQMGSASAMAFVLFALIIGFSVLAVRGVMGRQK; this is translated from the coding sequence ATGACCTCCACCACCATCGCCCCGGTCGCCGCCGCCAGCGCGCCGGCCGGGGCGACCCCGCCCCCGCCCCCTCGCCGCCGGCGCTGGAGCCGCACCGCGATCTTCGGCTTCGTGTTCGTGCTGCCCGCGGCGCTCTACATCGTCATCTTCCAGCTCGTGCCCGTCGTCTACGGTCTCGTGCTGTCGTTCACGAGCTACAGCCCGCTCAGCCGCTCCGGTCCCGAGTTCACCGGCGTCGACAACTACGCTGAGCTGCTCGGCGACGCCGACTTCGGCAACGCCCTCCTCGTGACCGGCCGCTACGTGCTGCAGGTGCTGCCGATCACGGTCGTCCTGGCGCTCGGCCTGGCCCTCCTGGTCAACCGCCCGTTCAAGGGTGTCGGCCTCTTCCGCTCCGCGCTCTACGTGCCGCACATCGTCTCGCTCACCGCGGTGAGCATGGTGTGGCTGTGGATGTACTCGCAGACCGGCCTGTTCAACGAGGTCCTCGGCTTCTTCGGGGCACCGGCCCAGAGCTGGCTGCTCGACTCCGACTCGGCGCTCAACGCCGTCTCGGCGATGCGCATCTGGAAGGCGCTCGGCAGCAACATGGTGCTGCTGCTGGCCGGCCTGCAATCCATTCCGCGCGACCTCTACGAGGCGGCCCGGGTCGACGGGGCGGGCCGCTGGGCGACCTTCCGTTACGTCACCCTGCCCGGCCTCCGGCCCATGCTCGTCTACGTGGTGGCGATGGACATCATCTACCTCGCCCAGGGCTTCGCCGAGATCTACGTGCTCACCCAGGGCGGCCCGCTCGGCAGCACCACCACCGTGAACTACCTCATCTACACCGAGGCGTTCCAGTACAACCAGATGGGCTCCGCATCCGCCATGGCGTTCGTGCTGTTCGCGCTCATCATCGGCTTCTCCGTG
- a CDS encoding ABC transporter substrate-binding protein, which yields MDVHSPRIPRRRHARRATTLLALGAAAALALSGCASGGDAADDGGDKTLSVWLPGTNQTEIDLVTDTIVPAFEKESGATVEVTFVDWGDISTKLNSAFAAGTAPDVFGHGPAATADFVANDRILDLDERVAAMSADDRDDLAAALPGGQVDGVQYLMPLSLQGYLVMYDADAFTAAGLDPDSPPATWEELKTAAETLTERDGSTITRSGFLAPSQAIARQQSFATFLFGAGGELVNEEGTEAAFASSEGVDALDFFTSLYTGDSAVSANLGEDYLNAPAAQQPLVQGSAAMTIQAAPMMQQIVDAAPDRDLRVMPALSFEGGDPAAFGGAGPGLMINADSKSPDLAWDFIQYMLSPEVSTEYTQGTGAIPVRASAADSDYAKNSPIISTFLEQSEFLKANPNVVGWVQVRDALDKELERALNGVATSQEALDAAAAEADKILGANG from the coding sequence ATGGACGTTCACTCCCCGCGCATCCCCCGGCGGCGCCATGCCCGGCGCGCCACGACCCTGCTCGCCCTGGGCGCAGCAGCCGCCCTCGCCCTGAGCGGCTGCGCCTCGGGTGGCGACGCCGCCGACGACGGAGGCGACAAGACCCTGAGCGTCTGGCTCCCCGGCACCAACCAGACCGAGATCGACCTCGTCACCGACACGATCGTGCCGGCCTTCGAGAAGGAGAGCGGCGCCACCGTCGAGGTCACCTTCGTCGACTGGGGCGACATCTCCACCAAGCTCAACTCGGCCTTCGCCGCGGGCACCGCACCCGACGTCTTCGGGCACGGACCGGCCGCCACCGCCGACTTCGTCGCCAACGACCGCATCCTCGACCTCGACGAGCGCGTCGCCGCGATGAGCGCCGACGACCGCGACGACCTCGCCGCCGCCCTCCCCGGCGGGCAGGTCGACGGCGTGCAGTACCTCATGCCGCTGTCGCTGCAGGGCTACCTCGTCATGTACGACGCCGACGCCTTCACCGCCGCCGGCCTCGACCCCGACTCCCCGCCCGCCACCTGGGAGGAGCTGAAGACCGCGGCGGAGACGCTCACCGAACGCGACGGCTCGACCATCACCCGCTCGGGCTTCCTGGCCCCCAGCCAGGCCATCGCCCGGCAGCAGTCGTTCGCCACCTTCCTGTTCGGCGCGGGCGGCGAGCTCGTGAACGAGGAGGGCACCGAAGCCGCCTTCGCCTCGAGCGAGGGGGTCGACGCGCTCGACTTCTTCACGAGCCTCTACACCGGCGACTCCGCGGTCTCCGCCAACCTCGGCGAGGACTACCTCAACGCCCCGGCAGCCCAGCAGCCGCTGGTGCAGGGCAGCGCGGCCATGACCATCCAGGCCGCACCGATGATGCAGCAGATCGTCGACGCCGCACCCGACCGCGACCTGCGCGTCATGCCCGCCCTCTCCTTCGAGGGCGGCGACCCCGCGGCCTTCGGTGGCGCCGGCCCCGGCCTCATGATCAACGCCGACTCGAAGTCGCCCGACCTCGCCTGGGACTTCATCCAGTACATGCTCTCGCCCGAGGTGAGCACCGAGTACACCCAGGGCACCGGCGCCATCCCGGTGCGCGCATCCGCCGCCGACAGCGACTACGCGAAGAACAGCCCCATCATCAGCACCTTCCTCGAGCAGTCGGAGTTCCTGAAGGCCAACCCGAACGTGGTGGGCTGGGTGCAGGTGCGCGACGCGCTCGACAAGGAGCTCGAGCGGGCGCTGAACGGCGTCGCGACCTCGCAGGAGGCGCTCGACGCCGCCGCGGCGGAGGCCGACAAGATCCTCGGCGCGAACGGCTGA
- a CDS encoding LacI family DNA-binding transcriptional regulator has protein sequence MNRPRIPRQSDIARLAGVSQATVSMVLNDRAGANRIPETTQERIREAMTELGYVPNIAAQSLRGGRSGLIGVHTFERVFPTAPDDYYREFLNGIEERAVESGLDLVLFASTQKPDGTRSIYGSGSNRMRLADGAIILGFETNDDEIARLADEGFPFVFIGHREVPGVTIPYVTADYAAAMAPVVRMLASAGHRRVTYLAAPLRGFAQRERLEGFEHAAGGELDEVVVEVRELAEVTAEWARGQLAAGSTAVVVETFDLARALRAALDEAGLSAPADLSVVSLDSDPRGEGPFSHLRVPRREMGRRAVELLLAVIDGAQGSSLAEPVHCAPPAGDTVAAPRVHEPAAAHTP, from the coding sequence GTGAACCGCCCCCGCATCCCCCGCCAGAGCGATATCGCCCGGCTCGCCGGCGTGTCGCAGGCGACGGTGTCGATGGTGCTCAATGACCGGGCCGGCGCCAACCGCATCCCCGAGACGACGCAGGAGCGCATCCGCGAGGCCATGACCGAACTCGGCTACGTGCCGAACATCGCCGCGCAGTCGCTTCGCGGCGGGCGCAGCGGCCTCATCGGCGTGCACACCTTCGAGCGCGTCTTCCCCACCGCCCCCGACGACTACTACCGCGAGTTCCTCAACGGCATCGAGGAGAGGGCGGTGGAGAGCGGGCTCGACCTGGTGCTGTTCGCCTCCACCCAGAAGCCCGACGGCACGCGCAGCATCTACGGCTCGGGCAGCAACCGCATGCGTCTCGCCGACGGCGCCATCATCCTCGGCTTCGAGACCAACGACGACGAGATCGCCCGGCTCGCCGACGAGGGCTTCCCCTTCGTGTTCATCGGGCACCGCGAGGTGCCGGGCGTCACCATCCCCTACGTCACCGCCGACTACGCGGCGGCCATGGCCCCGGTGGTGCGGATGCTCGCCTCGGCCGGACACCGTCGCGTCACCTACCTGGCAGCTCCCCTTCGCGGCTTCGCCCAGCGCGAGCGCCTCGAGGGCTTCGAGCACGCGGCCGGCGGGGAGCTCGACGAGGTCGTCGTCGAGGTGCGCGAACTCGCCGAGGTGACGGCCGAGTGGGCGCGGGGGCAGCTCGCCGCCGGCAGCACCGCCGTCGTCGTCGAGACCTTCGACCTGGCGCGGGCGCTGCGTGCGGCCCTCGACGAGGCAGGCCTGTCAGCCCCCGCCGACCTCTCGGTCGTCAGCCTCGACTCCGACCCGCGCGGCGAGGGCCCGTTCAGCCACCTCAGGGTTCCGCGTCGCGAGATGGGCCGTCGGGCCGTCGAACTGCTGCTCGCGGTGATCGACGGCGCGCAGGGCTCCTCGCTCGCCGAACCCGTGCACTGCGCCCCGCCCGCCGGCGACACGGTGGCGGCGCCCCGGGTGCACGAGCCGGCCGCCGCGCACACCCCCTGA
- a CDS encoding right-handed parallel beta-helix repeat-containing protein → MRTKRFIAATVAALALAGGLLVAAPATPAQAVGTTYYVDAASGSDSNSGTSDSAPWKTLTKVNTLTPGPGTRILLKAGSVFTNQYLDLTGSGTAADPIVIGRYGTGARPKIDFGNTAVGGEGFGVRVTNGSHWTISELEITSGQHATSMRRNGILLLGAGAGGGAFTGIRILNNHIHDVFGRDRRTGGINLHARQASASDPESTWDDVLIQGNTVDNVADTGIQTMTDAYTTGSSWTHTLDAFTNVVIRRNTVTRIHRDGILVRAGVDPLVEYNTTDRVGTYTEVNTSVVSYLPAVSVVAAQWAYYTSGAVFQYNEASRTRRIDGDGQPWDFDTKVTNSVYQYNYSHDNEGGTLLMMDQTSNNVFRYNISQNDLDRSNGAISIPFGGGSLAVYNNVFYRSQGQTGLLTTSNSAGVATYTNNVYSNGGTGTYAIGGGAVYSNNTFFGANSSVAPHTGKLTSDPLFAAPGGATSITDAVAAYALGSASPSRDSGAVLATNGGIDFAGRALYQGAGPDRGAVEAAAAAVLSAETFEAGSFGGWAAVAGSWTVGGVPGALRQGAVTGEAIASAGSTAWTDYSATARLAVATPDGNAGLLVRYTDSANFLMLRLNLDSGALELYKKVAGTLTLVASQPVSVDVGELVSVRADVRGATVEGWLDGKRLISWSNPAAELTAGKVGVRTASSAAVVDEVVVRG, encoded by the coding sequence GTGAGAACGAAGAGGTTCATCGCCGCCACCGTCGCGGCACTCGCCCTGGCGGGAGGGCTGCTCGTCGCCGCCCCCGCCACCCCGGCTCAGGCCGTGGGCACCACGTACTACGTCGACGCCGCGTCGGGCAGCGACAGCAACTCCGGCACGAGCGACTCGGCGCCGTGGAAGACACTCACCAAGGTGAACACGCTCACGCCCGGCCCCGGAACGCGCATCCTGCTGAAGGCCGGTTCGGTGTTCACGAACCAGTACCTCGACCTCACCGGGTCGGGCACCGCGGCCGACCCGATCGTCATCGGCCGCTACGGCACGGGGGCGCGCCCGAAGATCGACTTCGGCAACACCGCCGTCGGCGGCGAGGGCTTCGGGGTGCGCGTCACCAACGGATCGCACTGGACCATCTCCGAGCTCGAGATCACGAGCGGCCAGCACGCCACCTCGATGCGGCGCAACGGCATCCTCCTCCTCGGTGCGGGCGCGGGAGGCGGTGCGTTCACCGGCATCCGCATCCTGAACAACCACATCCACGACGTGTTCGGGCGCGACCGGCGCACGGGCGGCATCAACCTGCACGCCAGGCAGGCCTCCGCGAGCGATCCCGAGAGCACCTGGGACGACGTGCTCATCCAGGGGAACACGGTCGACAACGTCGCCGACACCGGCATCCAGACCATGACCGACGCCTACACCACCGGCTCCAGCTGGACGCACACGCTCGACGCCTTCACGAACGTGGTCATCCGCCGCAACACCGTCACGCGCATCCATCGCGACGGCATCCTGGTGCGCGCCGGCGTCGACCCCCTGGTCGAGTACAACACCACCGACCGCGTCGGCACGTACACCGAGGTGAACACCTCGGTCGTCAGCTACCTGCCCGCCGTGAGCGTGGTCGCCGCCCAGTGGGCGTACTACACCTCGGGCGCCGTGTTCCAGTACAACGAGGCCTCGCGCACCCGCCGCATCGACGGCGACGGGCAGCCCTGGGACTTCGACACGAAGGTCACGAACAGCGTCTACCAGTACAACTACAGCCATGACAACGAGGGCGGCACGCTGCTCATGATGGACCAGACCTCGAACAACGTGTTCCGCTACAACATCTCGCAGAACGACCTCGACCGCTCGAACGGCGCCATCAGCATCCCGTTCGGCGGCGGGTCGCTCGCGGTCTACAACAACGTGTTCTACCGCTCGCAGGGGCAGACCGGCCTCCTCACCACCTCGAACTCGGCGGGGGTGGCCACCTACACGAACAACGTCTACTCCAACGGCGGAACAGGCACGTACGCGATCGGCGGCGGTGCCGTCTACTCGAACAACACCTTCTTCGGGGCGAACAGCTCGGTCGCGCCGCACACCGGCAAGCTGACGAGCGACCCGCTGTTCGCCGCCCCGGGCGGGGCGACCTCGATCACGGATGCGGTCGCCGCCTATGCGCTCGGCTCGGCGTCGCCGTCGCGCGACTCCGGCGCCGTGCTGGCAACGAACGGCGGCATCGACTTCGCCGGGCGCGCGCTCTACCAGGGTGCGGGGCCCGATCGCGGGGCGGTGGAGGCCGCTGCTGCGGCGGTGCTCTCGGCCGAGACCTTCGAGGCGGGGAGCTTCGGTGGCTGGGCTGCCGTGGCGGGTTCGTGGACGGTCGGCGGTGTTCCGGGGGCGCTCCGGCAGGGCGCGGTGACCGGCGAGGCGATCGCCTCGGCGGGTTCCACCGCCTGGACCGACTACTCAGCGACGGCACGGCTCGCCGTCGCCACTCCCGACGGCAACGCCGGCCTCCTGGTGCGGTACACCGACTCGGCGAACTTCCTCATGCTGCGGCTCAACCTCGACTCGGGGGCGCTCGAGCTGTACAAGAAGGTGGCGGGAACGCTGACCCTGGTCGCCTCGCAGCCGGTGTCGGTCGACGTCGGGGAGCTGGTCTCGGTGCGTGCCGACGTGCGCGGTGCGACCGTGGAGGGTTGGCTCGACGGGAAGCGGTTGATCAGCTGGAGCAATCCCGCGGCCGAGCTCACCGCGGGCAAGGTCGGGGTGCGCACGGCGTCGTCGGCGGCCGTGGTCGACGAGGTGGTCGTGCGGGGCTGA